A single window of Aspergillus flavus chromosome 4, complete sequence DNA harbors:
- a CDS encoding FAD binding domain-containing protein has protein sequence MAPVIESRTDVLIIGAGPSGLAAAYWMARCGVNARIVDKRATKVFRGHADGLRAATSELFDSMGFQHRVLHEGVEITEFCFWARDEKGNLKRKKQVRSETLDNAPYRMHGLSQGRIERYILDAIKDSSDLVVERGVAAESLEYDASLENNHEEYPITVKLRTLTEGELSAASAYGCSQSLSRDNVAPDEVEDLTPERKHEPGTVEIVKAKYLISCDGGRSWTRKQLDIPFTGSTTEHIWGVLDVVPITNFPDVRRASTVASELGTLLVIPRERQLARFYVPLTEVDVSSGRFDRSSITLDMMREKVQQMLKPFQFDFKVCDWWTTYQIGQRIAQNFTKGRIYLAGDAVHNHSPKVGLGLNISLQDGFNIGWKVALVAKGVAHASILDTYEPERRPLAEMLVDFDRRWSPLFLKQQGGSSPPDAEARFEAMKEVLDSVEPFAEGILSHYGDSPLVHKNGQRIAKNLSPGEKIIPAKVRNQADGITRWTTRVFQSDGRFRILLLAGDIRTEEQKRRVLTFSEYLTSPDSVLRRFSRKPRKLHATIDVVTIHSAPVEDVQLFDFPKALRPFDDDNGWEYDKIWGDEKCHWDLQCDGKAYEKWGVDRLKGAVVALRPDQYIGWIGDLEDVEGLSKYFEGVFRSPKQRARL, from the exons ATGGCTCCTGTGATCGAATCTCGCACCGATGT ACTTATCATCGGTGCTGGTCCCTCTGGCTTAGCTGCTGCATACTGGATGGCTCGTTGTGGTGTCAATGCTCGCATCGTCGACAAACGTGCCACGAAGGTGTTTCGTGGCCATGCCGATGGATTGAGGGCCGCAACGTCGGAGCTCTTTGACAGCATGGGGTTTCAGCACAGAGTCTTGCATGAAGGTGTGGAAATCACCGAATTCTGCTTCTGG GCGAGGGACGAGAAGGGGAACTTGAAGCGAAAAAAACAGGTTCGCAGTGAAACCCTCGACAATGCGCCCTATCGCATGCATGGATTGAGTCAAGGAAGAATCGAGCGTTACATCCTCGATGCGATCAAAGACAGCTCAGACCTTGTGGTCGAGAGAGGTGTCGCTGCCGAGTCGCTTGAGTATGATGCAAGCCTCGAGAATAACCATGAGGAATACCCGATCACAGTCAAGCTGAGGACACTCACCGAAGGAGAGCTAAGCGCTGCCTCGGCTTATGGTTGCTCGCAATCTCTTTCTCGTGACAATGTAGCACCTGACGAAGTGGAAGACCTCACTCCGGAAAGGAAGCACGAGCCAGGCACGGTCGAGATAGTTAAGGCGAAGTATCTCATCAGTTGCGATGGTGGCCGTAGCTGGACTAGGAAACAGTTGGATATCCCCTTCACAGGTTCCACAACCGAGCACATATG GGGTGTCCTTGATGTGGTTCCTATCACCAATTTTC CCGATGTGCGCCGGGCGTCTACGGTGGCAAGTGAACTGGGAACACTCCTCGTCATTCCAAGGGAGAGGCAGCTAGCCCGGTTCTATGTCCCACTGACAGAGGTCGACGTCTCGTCAGGGAGGTTCGATCGATCGTCCATCACGTTGGACATGATGCGAGAAAAGGTGCAACAGATGCTGAAACCGTTTCAGTTTGACTTCAAGGTCTGTGACTGGTGGACCACATATCAG ATTGGCCAAAGAATTGCCCAGAACTTCACCAAAGGTCGCATATATCTCGCAGGTGATGCAGTTCACAACCATTCTCCAAAGGTAGGACTGGGCTTGAATATAAGCTTACAGGACGGCTTCAACATCGGCTGGAAAGTGGCCCTCGTCGCAAAAGGAGTAGCTCATGCCTCCATCCTTGACACATACGAACCTGAGCGCCGCCCGCTTGCTGAAATGCTCGTGGATTTCGATCGTCGCTGGTCGCCGCTGTTCCTGAAGCAACAGGGAGGCTCATCCCCTCCGGACGCGGAAGCAAGGTTCGAAGCCATGAAGGAGGTCCTCGACTCGGTGGAGCCATTTGCCGAAGGCATTTTGTCCCATTACGGAGACAGTCCGTTGGTCCATAAAAACGGGCAGAGGATAGCCAAAAACCTGTCACCGGGAGAGAAAATCATACCAGCCAAGGTTCGCAACCAAGCTGACGGTATAACCCGGTGGACTACCCGGGTTTTTCAGAGCGATGGTCGCTTCCGTATCTTGCTCCTCGCTGGTGATATACggacggaggagcagaagcgTCGGGTGTTGACCTTCAGCGAGTATTTGACATCCCCTGACTCAGTTTTGCGGCGGTTTTCGCGCAAGCCTAGGAAGCTTCATGCGACTATTGATGTGGTTACCATTCATAGTGCGCCCGTGGAGGATGTACAGTTGTTTGATTTTCCCAAGGCCCTACGGCCTTTCGATGACGACAATGGTTGGGAGTATGACAAAATATGGGGTGATGAGAAATGTCATTGGGACTTGCAGTGTGATGGAAAGGCATATGAGAAGTGGGGAGTTGATCGACTGAAAGGTGCCGTTGTTGCCCTGAGGCCGGATCAATATATCGGATGGATTGGAGATTTAGAGGACGTTGAGGGGCTGTCAAAATACTTTGAAGGGGTTTTTCGGAGCCCCAAACAGAGAGCTCGACTGTAA